ctgcctcatttcctaGGATGAGCTAACAAAATGGACGAGTGTCatggataaatacatacatcatggtgggcccacatagctttttcAGTGCCGAGCAGTACCGAGCtaggtactggaggggtcactgccGAATCTGAATCCATATGGATGGCGCTTGGCTCTTGGGCCCACTCGTGGAATAACTTGGGCACAAGGAAAGCCTCACAAAATAATATTAGAAAGGATAGTTTGGACAGGATCGCTTCCGCTGcaatcaaaacaaagaaagagTAAAGCCACGCATGCACGTGCCTTTCCCTGCGCATCTCGCAGCATGCATTTGCATAGACCATTGATACAGACTCTGCATAGGAAAtggtcaagaaaaaaaaaaaaaagcatactcGAACACTGCAGCCCAATTGGACGGACAGGTTCCCATCATCCAACAATGTGTGTGGACAACGATGTAGCCGATGGTGGATGAACACGATCCCAACTTAAcctaaatgggcctcatcatgaggCTGGAAACTCTCTTTACTATTTCTATTCACTAACAGTAGAAATTTGAAACTACTTGCGTCTTTGGAATTTTGAAGAAGAATTCCAAACGGTAAAGTTTTCAAagctaaagaaaagaaagaataaagAAGCAAAAGGAGAAAGTTGCGATTCCTTCTTGATCAGTTTCTAATGCAACTTACTTTCTCCCCAATCCCAATGTATCTAACAAAAAAGGAGGCTGGGCTCTGTACAAACGTTCGTAGACGAAGGTTTTTCTACAACTCTCATTCACTTGCGTGGAACTTAATTACACCTACGTGTAAATGTTATTCAATTCTCTGTCTGGATCcactgtgttgtatccatgcaaTCTAAACCGGACATCCATGCAAAAATTTCCAaattcatttggtggcccacttaattttggGCCATCCCACTTTCTTGTGGACGACCTTTCTGGACTGGTTGGATTATGTACAAAAATCATAGTGGATCCCACAAGTAGAGTTGCAGAGAAATCTTTTTTTATACAAACCTTACAGAGGATCCAGACTCACATTACATATCCAAAACAGAAAGAGGCAACAACTTTTTTCTATGAATTTTTAACATTAATAATTAACACGGGGCAACCCCACGAGCCTTTCAAAACCCTCCCTATAAAACACTGTTTCCACCTCCATCTTTAGCATGAGCTAGCAATCTACACAACAATGGCGCATCCAGAAACAGGAGATGTGCAGGCGAACCGTGCAAGGCGATCAAGGCTCCTGAGATGCATCGCCATCATGGTGCTGGTAGCAATAATTGTAGTACTCGGTGTTGTAGTTCTCGTAATATGGCTTGTAATCAGGCCTTCCCAAATCGTGTATACGGTCGAGGATGGGTCAATTGGTGGTTTCGATTTGAGAGGTAACACCCTTAACGCTACGTTCAAGTTGAGCCTGGGAGCATACAACCCCAACAGAAGAGTGGCTATATACTATGATTTGATTGATGTGGATGTATGGTTCGAGGAGCAAATGATCGCATTCGGTGATGTGCCGCCTTTCTTCCAACCGCACCgcaatgtggcccatttggcggtGAAGGCTTTAGCCCAATCAATGCCACTTCGCGGGTACGTCTCTAGCGACCTTAGGCACCAAAGATCATCAGGGTACATAAAGTTGGAGGTCCTGATGAAAGCGAGAATACATTTCAAGGTTGGAGTGTGGAAGTCCATGCATTATAATCTAAGGGTTTCCTGTCCCTCTGTGGTTCTGCATTTCCGCTCGTCCAACGGGTTCCATAGAACAAACTGCGGCGTTCATCTCTAGTCATCTTTTAAACTTGTATTGATTTGTTGTTTATTTagattcatgtttttttttttttttttttttttttttaaaatttaaatattattattattattattattttaaatctttGTTTGTGTGCTTATTTTTGGATTGATGATAGATCTCTAATATgtatttgattgatgattaatcACTTGGTGTCGGATTTCTGTTTTCCTATGTTGAAACTCATTCTTATCCATGCTAAGATGGTCAGATGATTGAAAGGTCCGTATGTTTAGAGCTTTTGTGGAAGTGCCACCGTCTATCAATCATGCCAAAGGTTGATAGTGACCATTGATTTGTGAAGTTGAATGTGTACCATGCACGTTTTCTTTTTGATGGTCCGCATTGAACTATTTAGATATCATTTGTCAAAATCATCAGTCTAATGTGAATTTTAGATGGTGGTCTATCAACGACGCAGTGCTGAAAACATTGATAGTCTTATCATCTGATCATCTTCGAACTTGGGGCGTCAGATCCACGTGACGAACTAGTGCGGATTGTGTTTCTCCGTCTTGTCCTCCAGTTTCTTTAGTTGAATTCCATATGCATAAGGTAGTGTAATTTTATTGTTGTAACGGTTTGGCAATATATGTCAGTGCTGAATTCAACGATGCAGATGCAACAACGTGGTAGGTACGTAATCTTCATGATGTGTGATAAAAAAACGAATGACAACTCATTAATAACTATATAGGCTTCGAAGAATTATACAACTTATGTAAATCATGAATAAGAATGAGAAACCATTAGGACTATGTCAGCATAGGGTATAATATATAACAAATTATTTTAATAAGGACATATTCGACGAAGACAAATCATGAACGACCAAAAGCAACTGCCATTTTACAGTTGACAACATACGATATCGCTACGTAAAGATTGGTTATTTTCACGACGACGATAGAAAATATATAAATAGTTAAGAACGCAAAACAAAACATCTAAAATCAATCAAACTAAACCCAAATAAATCTAACCAGCTCAACACCA
This DNA window, taken from Magnolia sinica isolate HGM2019 chromosome 14, MsV1, whole genome shotgun sequence, encodes the following:
- the LOC131225288 gene encoding NDR1/HIN1-like protein 10; the encoded protein is MAHPETGDVQANRARRSRLLRCIAIMVLVAIIVVLGVVVLVIWLVIRPSQIVYTVEDGSIGGFDLRGNTLNATFKLSLGAYNPNRRVAIYYDLIDVDVWFEEQMIAFGDVPPFFQPHRNVAHLAVKALAQSMPLRGYVSSDLRHQRSSGYIKLEVLMKARIHFKVGVWKSMHYNLRVSCPSVVLHFRSSNGFHRTNCGVHL